A single window of Sphaerodactylus townsendi isolate TG3544 linkage group LG03, MPM_Stown_v2.3, whole genome shotgun sequence DNA harbors:
- the NICN1 gene encoding nicolin-1, with protein MGTMTHEPALCTIKSPVMLQVGDMKTEQGRPGVAVIDVMLPHSQTIDLQEIVFKNYYTAFLSLRVLRQSTTDGGDGSPSKWVTCLRNYCLMPNLHAEQGSQDYFSVSRHQMLCDMDQVAAIRLILRQPSPVWLHFSIEELQLIPASQKSPQKGFPAWLSCPSQERPAILHDGLPDADKVSSEVQQMWVLTEMLQASQPTAQIGRFDVDGCYDLNLLSYT; from the exons ATGGGGACCATGACGCATGAGCCTGCACTATGCACTATCAAAAGCCCTGTCATGCTGCAAGTGGGTGACATGAAGACCGAGCAAGGCCGACCAGGTGTTGCAGTGATTGATGTGATGCTGCCACACTCTCAGACCATTGAT ttgcaggAAATTGTATTCAAGAACTATTACACagcttttttgagcctgcgggtGCTGCGCCAAAGCACCACAGATGGTGGAGATGGAAGTCCTTCCAAATGGGTTACCTGCCTGCGAAACTATTGCTTGATGCCTAACCTGCATGCAGAGCAAGGTTCACAGGACTACTTCTCTGTTTCTAGGCATCAG ATGCTTTGTGATATGGACCAGGTGGCTGCCATACGTCTGATCCTGCGTCAGCCTTCTCCAGTGTGGCTACATTTCAGCATTGAGGAGCTGCAGCTCATCCCTGCAAGTCAAAAG AGCCCACAGAAAGGCTTTCCAGCCTGGCTTTCATGCCCATCTCAGGAACGTCCAGCCATTCTGCATGAT GGACTCCCTGATGCTGACAAAGTGTCTTCTGAAGTGCAGCAAATGTGGGTTCTGACGGAGATGCTtcaagccagccagccaacagCACAGATTGGACGCTTTGAT GTGGATGGCTGCTATGATCTCAACCTGCTTTCCTACACTTGA
- the AMT gene encoding aminomethyltransferase, mitochondrial, translating to MSSGRWMAGRMLRAGAAVRGVPPRLGIGVPTLRGKRGYAAGQDSLKRTPLYDFHRHHGGKMVDFAGWSLPVQYTRSHLESHLHTRQQCSLFDVSHMLQTKVFGRERVKFLESLVVGDIAELKPDQGTLSLFTNEKGGILDDLIATSTSEQHLYVVSNAGCRDKDLALMQDKAKEMKAAGYDVDVEVSENALLALQGPAMARVLQAGVSDSLAKLPFMSSAVMGVFGVQGCRVTRCGYTGEDGVEISVPASQAVELAENLLKDPTVWLAGLAARDSLRLEAGLCLYGNDIEESTTPVEASLTWTLGKRRRIAMDFPGAQIIVAQIKEKPKRKRIGLISTGPPIRQHMPVLGPEGKIIGEVTSGCPSPCLQKNIAMGYVESEHSKLNTDLMVEVRKKSCPALVTKMPFVPTHYYTVK from the exons ATGTCGTCGGGGCGCTGGATGGCTGGACGGATGCTGCGGGCTGGGGCTGCGGTGCGGGGGGTGCCTCCGCGCTTGGGGATCGGCGTCCCCACTCTACGGGGCAAGCGGGGCTACGCTGCTGGGCAG GACAGCCTGAAGCGAACACCTCTTTATGACTTTCACCGGCACCATGGTGGAAAGATGGTGGATTTTGCTGGCTGGAGCCTACCTGTGCAGTACACTCGCAGCCACTTGGAGTCCCACCTGCACACGCGTCAGCAGTGCTCACTCTTTGATGTGTCTCACATGCTGCAG ACTAAAGTGTTTGGCAGAGAGCGGGTGAAGTTCCTGGAGAGCCTGGTAGTTGGGGACATTGCAGAACTGAAGCCAGATCAG GGCACTCTGTCTCTATTCACGAACGAAAAAGGAGGCATCCTAGATGACTTGATTGCGACAAGCACTTCAGAGCAACACCTCTATGTGGTCTCCAACGCAGGCTGCAGGGACAAAGATTTAGCCCTCATGCAG GACAAGGCAAAAGAAATGAAAGCTGCTGGATATGATGTCGATGTAGAAGTTTCAGAGAATGCTTTGCTTGCTCTGCAAG GTCCTGCCATGGCCCGTGTGCTGCAGGCTGGGGTGTCAGACAGTCTGGCTAAGCTGCCCTTCATGAGCAGTGCGGTGATGGGTGTATTTGGCGTGCAAGGCTGCAGGGTCACACGTTGCGGCTACACAGGCGAAGATGGCGTAGAG ATCTCTGTCCCTGCAAGCCAAGCAGTAGAGCTGGCTGAGAACTTGCTCAAAGATCCAACTGTGTGGCTGGCAGGACTTGCTGCTCGAGATAGTTTGCGTCTGGAGGCAGGGCTCTGTCTCTATGGGAATGACATTGAAGAGAGCACAACTCCTGTGGAGGCCAGTCTGACATGGACCCTGG GGAAACGCCGACGTATTGCCATGGATTTTCCTGGTGCGCAGATCATTGTGGCTCAAATCAAAGAAAAGCCAAAGAGGAAACGTATAGGACTGATTTCCACAGGTCCTCCTATCCGTCAACACATGCCGGTCCTTggcccagaaggcaaaatcattG GTGAGGTTACAAGTGGCTGTCCCTCACCCTGTCTGCAGAAGAACATTGCCATGGGCTACGTGGAGAGTGAACATAGCAAACTGAATACAGACCTCATGGTAGAAGTGAGGAAGAAGAGCTGTCCAGCTCTAGTGACCAAGATGCCCTTTGTACCCACCCACTACTACACAGTGAaatga
- the TCTA gene encoding T-cell leukemia translocation-altered gene protein: MAAAAAGGEEWGGPSRALRALTWLGQEFVSDWEAQDLRAALFQLLVLWLLVSLVGIQVAWRVYGNTVTGLYYRQGPGGQNGGTPDGSSHFSVWESSSNETVKTHRE; this comes from the exons atggcggcggcggcggcggggggcgaGGAGTGGGGGGGCCCGTCGCGGGCGCTGCGGGCTCTGACCTGGCTGGGTCAGGAGTTCGTGTCCGACTGGGAGGCGCAGGACTTGCGGGCCGCCCTCTTCCAGCTGCTCGTGCTCTGGCTCCTGGTGAGCTTGGTGGGCATCCAGGTGGCCTGGCGCGTCTACGGGAACACCGTCACCGGCCTCTACTACCGGCAAG GTCCTGGAGGACAGAATGGAGGGACTCCTGATGGCTCCTCCCACTTCTCAGTGTG GGAGAGCTCAAGCAATGAAACTGTGAAAACCCATCGGGAATAA